A genomic window from Silene latifolia isolate original U9 population chromosome Y, ASM4854445v1, whole genome shotgun sequence includes:
- the LOC141632100 gene encoding protein FAR1-RELATED SEQUENCE 5-like, producing the protein MPEKVGRAICNDTEFMTDINVVVWDVDLEPEEFEQTRKLLLKPMRSESSNSYFKRFESHFGTLVEFWMRYNSVIEQQRHSERRMDTANEHSMLEKVGPMKVEMHASLVYTHPIFADFQNEVKHAICSMGVGGLTTVGTVDYHDVRDGLKHRNFRVEFNTKTNENKCVCKLFERHGIVCRHILWVWNGRQVHKIPEPHVLARWTKKFYMPIVRDENGKVIENIDEADIKKVEMSKVWSEIYATVGVMDSYATVKQMKQLQKTLTQFRENITRPIEPKTKN; encoded by the exons ATGCCTGAGAAGGTGGGAAGGGCAATCTGCAATGACACGGAATTTATGACCGACATAAATgtcgttgtttgggatgtcgaCCTCGAACCAGAAGAATTTGAACAGACTAGAAAACTGTTATTGAAGCCCATG AGATCCGAAAGTTCAAACAGCTATTTCAAGCGGTTTGAAAGCCACTTTGGAACCCTTGTCGAGTTCTGGATGAGGTACAATTCTGTAATAGAACAGCAAAGGCATTCAGAAAGGAGGATGGACACTGCCAACGAGCATAGTATGCTCGAGAAAGTAGGGCCGATGAAGGTAGAGATGCATGCCTCACTTGTCTACACACATCCTATCTTTGCAGACTTTCAGAACGAAGTCAAACATGCAATATGTAGCATGGGGGTCGGGGGTTTGACAACAGTAGGGACAGTGGACTACCATGACGTTCGTGATGGACTGAAGCACAGAAACTTCCGAGTGGAATTTAACACCAAAACTAACGAGAACAAATGTGTATGTAAGCTGTTTGAGAGGCATGGCATTGTCTGTCGGCATATACTGtgggtgtggaatggtaggcAGGTACACAAGATACCTGAGCCTCATGTCCttgctcgatggacaaagaaatTCTACATGCCAATTGTCCgagatgaaaatggaaaggtCATAGAAAACATTGACGAAGCTGACATCAAGAAAGTtgagatgtcaaaggtttggtctgaGATTTATGCAACTGTCGGGGTGATGGACAGTTATGCTACGGTTAAACAGATGAAGCAACTGCAGAAAACCCTGACACAGTTCAGGGAGAACATCACAAGACCAATTGAACCGAAAACTAAAAATTAG